tgagctTGGCCCTttgggaacttctgcccaattttttttttttttttttttggtcaggacttagaaattttactttcaatttttgtctgaaatttGTTCatagatatcgccagaatgcaccacagccatccatttttttcaaaaatttcctggGGGTGGGGTATGACCGGACGCCCCAAGtcctcacatttgtattttcaggaattttcacgaaagtccactttcatctcttttACATAAAACTTTAATTAGAtaacctttgttaatctttcaTGCAATAGTCGCCTAACCGTGGTCGGGAAACGCATTTAGAGACGCCTTGGCGGTGGGAACAATCATGGCACATGCACCGGTTTGCTGCTTGGGAGGCTTTATTAGATACTTTAAGCACTCAGCATCAGCGTGTCCTCTCAAACACTACTCCTCCCCACTTGCCGTCGCTAAACATGTAAACTGTACAGATTAGCAACTGCTTGTGCTGTGTTTCTATTCCTTCTCACTGCTCCACACAACATCTTATCTCCATAATGCTGGTTCAAAAGTTGCTTCTCTACAGCCCATGAGACCATGTGCAATTTCCAAGGATTCAGCAACACGCCCAGACAGACTACAAGCTGAATGAATGTCTCAATACTTGAATATTTTCAAGCCTGATTTCATTCCCCTCCATTTATTGTATGGCTTGTTAAAAAGACTAATGTgatgtcaaatttacaagatattttttggggattggtttttattgaaaaaaaataaataaataaataaaacattgatcATTCTTCTCATCATCCCAGTTCATAATCATGATGCTGTTTGATGTTAGATCCTTCACAGAGACATGAAGGCAGCCAATGTGCTCATCACCCGGGATGGCGTGCTGAAACTGGCTGACTTTGGTTTGGCTCGAGCTTTCAGCCTAGCAAAAAACAGCCAAGGGAACCGCTACACTAACCGTGTGGTAACACTGTGGTACAGACCTCCAGAGTTGCTGCTTGGTAAGAAATGAACACAGGGACTGCATATAAAATTTGGACTGTAGAAATGTTTTCACTGTATAGACAATCATGTTCATTTGCAACTCCAGACTCATATTAACCAATGTATAGtgcagtgaaaaagtattgccccCCCCAATTTCCAATTTTAAGATCGCTCagataccatccatccatcttccaccGCTCATCTTCCCCAATGCACTGCTCCCCGCAGCTGGGAAAGGCAATAAGACACATGGCAGAAATTAGCAAGCTTTAACTTTTATCAgaaatttcttttcatttttaatacagCAAATTTTGATTCCCTAGCATGGCGAACGTGGGCAATTTTCACCACGTCCTGTTTCAGTTAGCCATTGCTGAGGTGACAAACACGGCAGTGCCAAGCCTCTACAACCTTGGTAGTGCTATATACTGTTATTTTAGATTTAGGTTTTCATACAAGTTCCAAACACAAGTGGAAAATAATATGTAACGTGTTATGAGACAGTAAGACGTGCCTCCCAAGTTTTCTGAAAGTCGTACAAAAGTGTCTCAAATCAATTTCAAATCGCTCTGATCAATACAAAGTTCAATAACCTTCACAACTtgacagttgtttttgtttcggtGGGTCTAGGTGAGCGAGACTATGGCCCCCCAATTGACTTGTGGGGAGCAGGCTGCATCATGGCAGAGATGTGGACAAGAAGTCCCATCATGCAAGGGAACACCGAGCAGCACCAGCTCACTCTCATCAGCCAGCTCTGTGGCTCCATCACTGCAGAGGTACACCAAGACTGACATCAATTGAagctatactgtacagtacagtggaaACTTGACTTAAGACATTTAAATGGTTCTCTGACCAAGCCCTTAACTAAACGTTCTCAATCGAATCAATTTTACTCTTTGAAGTGAATTAAAAATTCCAATACACACCTCGCCAAATAATTTGCTTTTAATAAAGGAAATAGTAGTTATTAAATACtcttgcacaaacacacactactATTTGTGTTGATATCCCTTTAAGAGGTATGGGTTAGTGAATCACATTGGAACTCTGCTGTTGACCACATGCttagttcattttcatttgactttttttttttggttcagagGTGGGTAGATTAACCCCAAATTGTACTCAAGAACTCTTATTTGAGTAATATGACTGAAGTAAAAGGTCGTCCTTCAAATATAATTACTTGTAGTGTAAGCCACAGCGTCAGTggggaaaaagtgtttttttttttttttttttttttttcccccaaatcaaAGCATCAGTCAGCAGGACAAAAATGTACGTATTAAAATATTGCCCTCTTTATAAAATAAGGCAATTTCTGCcaaaagaaattatttaaaattaactttgtacagtggtacctctccTGACAAACATCTCAAGTAATgacaaattcaggttacaaaacggataaagtttgtcacatcaagaatttttactgatgaaaaattttaaatagttttatatcatgttttactaatatcaattgaaattgaaaattaacatttctgagtttgacatttttgttttccattttagtcatatttatttcatttttattttacggTTATATTGATcgagtaagttattttaaagagctggtgacatccctataaacattctaaaatagatattgtaatgaaaaatacatataacagttttcacttcaatgtctttacggaaaaaaaaagtgagcggagagctcgtcatccatgcacaaagttgcgcaattgagtgtccctcgacatccaagttgtCATCATATTAGTCGCGTTatctgtccttgatgtcatcgtcacttctgccgttgaaaacgcgcagtgcctgctactatggaagccgaacaacagagatattcggatttttccaacgccccttctgacacggaagctcttttcgaaaaggacaacaccacacaactgagttgaagttaccggggcaatattacactattgtttcgagccctcagggcaatattacactattgtttcgagccatattcagatgatatgccatcacggccaaactgcatcccatccaatccacttccgcggcagagccatgttgcaggctgagtgagacattgttggcacatttcatacgcagatcttttgctacgttatgagagagaccgattacgtggtccgccccaaactatttttttttagtagctgtatacacacctacctgttatttggaacccacgaagctctcgtcctctgcacccgtgcaatccatttttcacaacaaacagggtctctttcaaacttatgaagggtaattccattctcccgagtgttcaagcaatgtccagcaatgcaatgagccggcattttggcaaacacgagggaacaatgagctaccgtcccggaggtaaaactaatggaaacaaacgagtccacttgggggcacatctgtcttgtacgtcacttcctgcttcttctcaaaaacaaatccctgagaggattttcatggcgggagttacaaaaagctgtatacgtcaaaatcatgttttgtggtggaaaaaacacatgggaccatattggctgtgggtttttcattaataatataccaaaaatcatccgtttgacgacacttgagctttaaggtcttgagattccatccctaatcacacccgcaacttcatCTGCGACCAagactgaccacacccgcacatttttcaaatgactcATTTCACTATGAAACGCTACCACACTTTTgccattttcccaattttttttctctttccattTGGAATCAAGTTTCTCTTCACACTCTGTTCCCACTCCTTTAACCAAATAGCTTCAAGTTCTCATTGTACTTCCCACATATTGGTGACGTAACCACATTGTCCCATACACCCCTTTACATGCCCATTTCCAGATCTCCTTTGCagtaaaagaattttttttgagACGCAGAAGTTGAATTTGAACTAGCTAGCTATTCTGCTAGATCATTTAATTCAAGCTTTCACAGCTTTGAACGCAGAAGTCTCGGACAAACCAAAACTTATCGCACAAGCAAAAATAGATTAATAGAAATGAATATAGCAAGccaaataataatgtaatgccTTAAAAGTATTGTTTCTTAGAAATAAGTAAACAAATTTTGCATTAAAACTACTGTGAAAAGTACAATTGATCCCAAAGATTACCTAAATGTAGTCTGTTACCACCCACCTCTAGTGTTTTTGGCCATTTTTCCCATTCAACACGTCTTAAGCCCTTTTTATACTCGAGCATGCGGCGACCCCGCTGTCGTCACCGTAGCTATCCTGAGTGTAGTTTACCTTTCAACTCAAGTGCAACCCAACacgtgcagttttgaaaatgtgctccaGTTCTTCTCCACGTCAGAGAGGTCGCTATGTCGTATTGGCTACTCCGACAAAGGGTTTAGTTTCATCAGCATTTTTTGGTCCTTTCCAGTAGCGGTTTCTTTCAGTTTACTTTTCTTTCCGTAACAAGgcatttaattatgctgcaaaatcgataaTGAAGTGATATGTGGCGCAGGGAGGAACAGAGAGTACCTTATCACAGTGCgtgactaaaatggaccaatcacaagtgtttttctgcacagcaactttttttatGTGCGCGCATTTTACGTAGAGGTGCTGCACGGGGCAATGACTTGGTCACGTGATAGATACAATCCGGACCACGGGAGTATATAGAGGCCTCAATATTCCATTGAcaactttggctctccttcctcctctctttttttccagagtaaaagaaaaaaaaaaaagtttgtccccGAGTTAATGCTACCACATTAGTCAATTACCCAAAAATGCTAACTGTACCAGAGACGTGAAGGTGACTAACTGCACTAcactgatccatccattttctatactgcatATTCTCGCTAGTGTCGTAGATGTGCTGACTGTGTGCAAGCAGTGGGTTGCACACCGTACTGGTCGCTAGCCGAAATTGCTAGACACAaaccattcactctcacattcacacctatgcaCAATTGaaagttttcaattaattacATGTTGTTGGGACATTGGAGGAAATCAGTggacccggaggaaacccatgcaacaGGGAataggagaacatgtaaacgccacacagacTGAACcatatttgaacctgggtctttAGAGCTGTGAGGGGGATGTGCTAACCAGATTCCGGATGTGCTGGCATTACGCTGAtcaattaaaaagcaaaacaaaaacaaaaaaattctgcaaCGCACACGTTTAATAAGTGAACCATGATATAGCAAGGGATTGCAAGATTTCATTAATTGTGTTTTTCTCCTGAAGGTATGGCCAGGTGTTGACAAGAAGTACGAGTTGTACCAGAAAATGGAGTTGCCTAAAGGTCAAAAGAGGAAAGTGAAGGATCGTCTCAAAGCTTATGTCAAAGACGCCTATGCTCTGGACCTGATCGACAAGCTACTTGTCCTGGACCCGGCCCAGCGTACAGACAGTGATGATGCACTCAACCATGACTTTTTTTGGTCTGACCCAATGCCATCGGACCTGAAGAACATGCTGTCGACTCACAACATCTCTATGTTTGAATATCTGGCTCCTCCCCGGAGGAGAGGCCACATGCCTCAACAACCGCCCAACCAGAACAGAAATCCTGCCACCACCAGTCAGACTGAGTTTGAGCGAGTATTTTAGGCAAGAAATAGTTTTTAATGAAGGAGGACAACTTGCACAGTGTTTGGTTTAAAACACAGGACAAATGACATGTTTGTAAGGAAAACGTTGTAGTCTTTGATCATGTCCAGTTTTGTTGCATGATCACTTCCTGTGTGAGTTGCTTGGGAAGGCTGCGCTGCAGGTAATAGTGACTGGTGTTGAGAGGCCATCCATAAAGGCTTACTTTAGGATTCTTTCCGCTCATTGTTTGGAACACCTTCAATGGAACAATGGCCTTAAGCTGAATgtctagacttttttttttaaatatatataagtAGCACACATCTATTTTCAGACAGGTATTCTTTTTGAGGGTTTACaatgtgaagaaaaagtggagTGTGATCCACTTTTGGGTAGCCGTGGCAAACTCAAAATTCATAGTTGGACCTTGAAGAGCTGTTAGttcaataattgtaaatagttggttttgttttggtccaaaaaatatatattttgaataaaCTCAAAACCctgaaatatgtttgaaaaatTGATCATAAATGTGTGCAATTTGATGTCAAAAGTAATTTGAGTTCAAACGGTGTTATTCTATGAGATGGGGTGTTATTCTATTATATGGCATGAAGTGCCTACAGTAATTTGATGTACTCACTTTTGTgacctttttgtgtgtgcagtGTGATATTTCAATTCGAAAATATGCCCTTTGGCTCCATTcatgttggaaatcactggtttgGTGACAACAGTACACACCCCATAATATAGTGTTAGGGTAATTCCACTAGGTGACAGTATTACATCATTTACTATCTTAATAATCTTCCAACATTGAGTATCTTTAGTTCACTTGTTTTGCATAGTGGCTCTTCTCATTATCCTTAAATAATGAAGATTATTGAAAACATTGCCTCTACAGTTCCGCTTTTATGATGAAGTAAATTTCCCTTATCGAAGAATGAAGTattcatgtacagtgaagaaaataagtatttgaaccccttgctatattgcaggttctctcacttagaaatcaaggaggggtctgaagttttcatcataggtgcatgtccactatgagagggAGAATcgaaagagaaaaatccagaaatcacaatgtatgatttttttttgttttttttgtttttaaggatttgtgtgatagagctgcaaataagtatttgaacacctgagaaaaccaatgttaatatttggtacagtaccctttgtttgcaattacagaggtcaaacgtttcctgtagttgttcaccaggtttgcgcacactgcaggagggattttggcccactcctctagatcagacaggtttctgggctgtcgctgagaaacactgagtttcagctccctccaaagattttctattgggtttaggtctggacactggctaGACCATGACAGAaacttgaaatgcttcttatggagccactccttggttttcctgactttgggtcattgtcatgttcaatGACTCTGCCACGACCcctcttcaatggtctgactgagggaaagaggttgttccccaaaatctcacaatacatggacgCGGTCAtactcttcttaatacagtgcagtcatcctgtcccatgtgcagaaaaacacccccaaagcatgatggtactacccccatgcttcacagtagggatggtgctcttgggttggaactcatcatttgtcttcttccaaacatggtgagtggaattttgaccaaaaagtttcattttggtgttGTCTgactgttaggtccaaagcacggacttctcgctcaatgtggacccagaggctccggcaccaggataaaatgatgagacagagttgtttttttaccaaactgcagtttagggagaGTTTGGGGAGAGAAGAACATATTCTTCACGCCCGCatgtaagactctctccgagccttcccaaaaccacacattttattgagcttcacacatagggtgggggagagcaggtttcacaagacaagtaaggttgttttgcagagacagttaatcttctcaaggccgggtgtcctctgattagacacagttcttcctgttacaaaaacccacaagaatgcagctatcataaatttggagtcactttgagctcttaagcttacaagaatgcagctatcataaatttgcagtcactttgagctcttaaacttcccatagacaaacagtacacacacgcatctttgcacagtaacagagttattcaaagagatttatgacacatgaggtgatacatttcacaggcctctgtgaaatgtgtaagcttatcttacatttcccccctgttgtggatttttggaacatcaattgagctcagtcctataacaggttttagagcacaacatcataataatgcacaacataggtacccagtcagggggaggcgaaaaccctcttaatagggaaaaattcctcccctgccctccgcttggagcgacagcctcatggcctggctgagaagggaatcaaataaaatatggcagagaacacagtaaacctaaataaagtgggaaagaaagcggaggacagaggttactagcacatgtcctcaccggtggggtttggttctcagtaccgcacccgtagacagtcggaaatcagtcagtatttatACCGGGTCGTCACCATAGTCCGGGTCAGGGAAAAGATCAGGAAAGTGCA
This DNA window, taken from Syngnathoides biaculeatus isolate LvHL_M chromosome 17, ASM1980259v1, whole genome shotgun sequence, encodes the following:
- the cdk9 gene encoding cyclin-dependent kinase 9, whose product is MCLKSGCQSPLMSNNQEGDTTTSQSCDKADMQREKTNNSGGAEKPDREAAIMSKYYDGVEFPFCDEYSKYEKLAKIGQGTFGEVFKAKHKQTGKKVALKKVLMENEKEGFPITALREIKILQLLKHENVVNLIEICRTKATQYNRYKGSIYLVFDFCEHDLAGLLSNTNVKFTLAEIKKVMQMLLNGLYYIHRNKILHRDMKAANVLITRDGVLKLADFGLARAFSLAKNSQGNRYTNRVVTLWYRPPELLLGERDYGPPIDLWGAGCIMAEMWTRSPIMQGNTEQHQLTLISQLCGSITAEVWPGVDKKYELYQKMELPKGQKRKVKDRLKAYVKDAYALDLIDKLLVLDPAQRTDSDDALNHDFFWSDPMPSDLKNMLSTHNISMFEYLAPPRRRGHMPQQPPNQNRNPATTSQTEFERVF